From Spea bombifrons isolate aSpeBom1 chromosome 6, aSpeBom1.2.pri, whole genome shotgun sequence, a single genomic window includes:
- the LOC128500043 gene encoding natural cytotoxicity triggering receptor 3-like: MIKGVGLLLLLGAMQGSNSHTIHVTQAPKVKAEEGSTVTLNCSYSTSISVLSNRPWLEWHRHVLNGSKVSNTEGDFMGRVSKSTPEDFLSKKSADVTIHNVVQSDTGMFICVVYIRIDNTNISSGHGNGTLLEITGNHVHSMCLVKDHSKCKLRMEI; the protein is encoded by the exons ATGATAAAAGGTGTGGGATTGCTGTTACTACTTGGAGCCATGCAAG GTTCCAATTCACACACTATCCATGTCACCCAGGCCCCCAAAGTAAAGGCTGAAGAAGGTAGCACAGTCACATTAAACTGTAGCTACTCCACCAGTATCTCAGTGCTGTCAAATCGCCCTTGGTTGGAATGGCACAGGCATGTGCTAAATGGAAGCAAGGTTTCAAATACAGAAGGAGATTTCATGGGCAGAGTTTCTAAAAGTACGCCAGAAGATTTCTTGAGTAAAAAATCGGCTGATGTGACAATTCACAATGTTGTCCAATCTGACACCGGCATGTTCATATGTGTAGTTTATATACGTATAGATAACACAAATATATCATCAGGACATGGGAATGGAACATTACTTGAAATAACAGGTAATCATGTGCATTCAATGTGTCTTGTCAAGGATCACAGCAAATGTAAACTCAGGATGGAGATTTGA